The Lycium barbarum isolate Lr01 chromosome 12, ASM1917538v2, whole genome shotgun sequence genome includes a region encoding these proteins:
- the LOC132623561 gene encoding non-classical arabinogalactan protein 31-like: MGFVPSKSLGFILALLLITSFTVLGQNVDGIVTSELAPHSLVSFPPVEAPKAHKGGHHHHHHHKHSQAPASSPTHSSPTPTPSSSPVKPPTPPAHSPVKPPSPLPTRKFVGVRGVVYCKSCKYRGVNTLLGASPIQGAVVKLACNNTKYHLTSLATTAKNGYFFIQPKWLTTAGYHKCKVFIAKSPKPECSVPTNFHNGQTGAMLTPAPPSPMTSSKPVVDKEPGVKLFDVGPFAFEPSKNLPCK; the protein is encoded by the exons ATGGGTTTTGTTCCATCAAAGTCCCTAGGTTTTATTCTTGCTTTACTACTAATTACTTCATTCACAGTTCTTGGCCAAAATGTTGATGGCATTGTGACTTCAGAACTAGCCCCTCATTCTCTTGTTAGCTTCCCACCTGTTGAAGCCCCAAAGGCTCATAAAGGTggccatcaccaccaccaccaccacaaaCACTCTCAAGCCCCAGCTTCTTCTCCAACACACTCTTCACCAACACCAACACCATCATCATCACCAGTTAAGCCACCAACTCCGCCAGCTCATTCACCAGTAAAGCCACCATCTCCACTTCCAACAAGGAAGTTTGTAGGTGTTAGAGGAGTTGTTTACTGCAAATCTTGCAAGTATAGAGGTGTTAACACCCTCTTGGGTGCTTCTCCAATTCAGG GAGCTGTGGTGAAGCTGGCATGCAACAACACAAAGTACCACTTAACAAGCCTAGCCACAACAGCCAAGAATGGTTACTTCTTCATCCAACCAAAGTGGTTGACTACAGCAGGCTACCACAAGTGCAAAGTTTTCATAGCAAAATCACCAAAACCAGAATGCAGTGTCCCAACAAATTTCCACAATGGTCAAACTGGAGCCATGTTGACCCCTGCACCCCCATCTCCCATGACATCATCAAAACCAGTGGTGGATAAAGAGCCTGGGGTTAAGCTCTTTGATGTTGGCCCTTTTGCTTTTGAACCCTCAAAGAATCTGCCCTGCAAGTGA